One part of the Desulfomicrobium macestii genome encodes these proteins:
- a CDS encoding GGDEF domain-containing protein, whose protein sequence is MLKFRQDGPTVPLRTPGRESHRGAAWTEARFGGGRQASWLSRIGIVRRMALLLLVLVLLPMAAILALIESGIAVDPVSMLVLGLALGLGLLAPVSRAGAFFLVLRDLRALNDFCSQIQKGRYGARFAVGAEGDDEHEMLRLRRNMNWMAHHIESQTKALRVRLDESDLRKRFFEEMSYRDPLTGLYNRRYFDRFLPDALRDPSRGAGVFLALIDCDGFKRVNDTRGHQAGDEVLAALGRIIAQSVREGVDVGFRFGGDEFGVIFRAFEFSACLKACERIRVRFEAANDADCTVSIGLCAWTPARGSSVSELVHHCDSCLYRAKDLGGNQVVTERTEGAATAPCSRF, encoded by the coding sequence TTCGAACTCCGGGACGCGAATCGCACCGGGGCGCTGCCTGGACCGAAGCGCGGTTCGGGGGAGGGCGTCAGGCATCCTGGCTGTCGCGCATCGGAATCGTCAGGCGGATGGCCCTGCTGCTGCTTGTCCTCGTGCTGCTGCCCATGGCCGCTATCCTGGCCCTGATCGAGTCCGGCATTGCCGTCGATCCTGTCAGCATGCTGGTTCTCGGCCTGGCCTTGGGGCTTGGCCTTTTGGCTCCGGTGAGCCGTGCCGGGGCCTTTTTTCTGGTCCTTCGCGATCTGCGCGCCCTGAACGACTTCTGCTCGCAGATTCAAAAAGGCCGCTACGGAGCGCGCTTCGCGGTGGGCGCCGAAGGTGATGACGAGCATGAAATGCTGCGCCTGAGGCGCAACATGAACTGGATGGCCCATCACATCGAGTCCCAGACCAAGGCGCTGCGGGTACGGCTTGACGAAAGTGATCTGCGCAAACGCTTTTTCGAGGAGATGTCCTACCGCGATCCGCTGACCGGGCTTTACAACCGTCGCTATTTCGACCGCTTTCTGCCCGATGCCTTGCGCGATCCGTCACGAGGCGCTGGCGTTTTTCTGGCGCTCATCGATTGTGACGGATTCAAGCGGGTCAACGATACGCGGGGGCACCAGGCCGGTGACGAGGTGCTGGCGGCGCTGGGTCGGATCATCGCCCAGTCGGTGCGGGAAGGCGTTGATGTCGGGTTCAGATTTGGAGGGGATGAGTTTGGCGTCATTTTCCGTGCTTTCGAATTTTCCGCCTGCCTGAAAGCGTGTGAGCGAATCCGCGTCCGCTTCGAGGCGGCCAATGACGCTGACTGCACGGTCTCCATCGGTCTTTGCGCATGGACTCCCGCGCGTGGATCGAGCGTGTCGGAGCTGGTGCATCATTGCGACAGCTGCCTCTACAGGGCCAAGGACCTGGGCGGAAACCAGGTTGTCACCGAACGAACTGAAGGGGCCGCCACGGCTCCGTGCAGCCGCTTCTAG
- a CDS encoding HD-GYP domain-containing protein yields the protein MLTLHQFAESLGRAVDAKDAWTCAHSEEVAVVSQILALNMGFTPAQAELVHLAGHLHDIGKIGIPDAILQKAGPLTREEFEVIKRHPLIGEAIVQPVKALNGHSGVARMIRHHHERYDGLGYPDGLSGYDIPMGARILAVADSLSAMMQERPYKGAMSFEHAEAEIMGQAGKMYDPRVVRAFQQGRDQVLSWIEGMRGEVRIAG from the coding sequence GTGCTGACCTTGCACCAGTTTGCCGAATCCCTGGGGCGGGCCGTGGACGCCAAAGACGCGTGGACCTGCGCCCATTCCGAGGAAGTGGCCGTTGTCAGTCAGATATTGGCCCTGAACATGGGCTTTACCCCCGCCCAGGCAGAGCTGGTCCATCTGGCCGGACATCTGCACGACATCGGCAAGATCGGCATCCCCGACGCCATTCTGCAAAAGGCCGGACCGCTGACGCGGGAGGAATTCGAGGTCATAAAACGCCATCCGCTCATCGGCGAGGCCATCGTGCAGCCGGTCAAGGCCCTGAACGGGCACAGCGGAGTGGCGCGCATGATCCGCCATCATCACGAGCGTTATGACGGTCTCGGCTATCCGGACGGATTGAGTGGATACGACATCCCCATGGGAGCGCGAATCCTGGCCGTGGCCGACAGCCTTTCGGCCATGATGCAGGAACGCCCCTACAAGGGGGCCATGAGCTTTGAACATGCCGAGGCCGAGATCATGGGCCAGGCTGGAAAAATGTATGATCCAAGGGTGGTCCGTGCGTTCCAGCAGGGACGCGACCAGGTCCTGTCCTGGATCGAGGGGATGCGCGGGGAGGTTCGTATCGCCGGTTGA
- a CDS encoding HD-GYP domain-containing protein — MFSSRNVPLVTYVRRTLVARLAIMATVIAVAMAVFAYVAEERMLKEEIVTEARADIGELVARTREIVAQTDAKPAAAFDRALGEFGATRRLTTRGKIVYAKFSGRDKAEVREYLDTTFAEHQAVWEQIHADGASASTELPWVETKRIADLLAVHAVLLLGDPARGEAGTAEIVFIPAPAVVTSMKRKSVFTAGIVVLITLATTGILYPVVLRLTNRLVAFSRNMQAANFETLSLLGCIVAKRDSDTDEHNYRVTMYALRMGEALNLRTPQMRALTMGAFLHDVGKIAIRDDILLKPGRLTPEEFEILKTHVRHGLDVIARSTWLREAREVVGGHHEKFGGEGYPGGLEGKEIPLTARIFAVADVFDALTSRRPYKAPLSCGEALDILEQGRGTHFDPEVVDLFAGMAKSLYEHYAHKTGSDLKAELIDMSWRYFQHDADTLI, encoded by the coding sequence ATGTTTTCCTCGCGCAACGTTCCCCTTGTCACCTACGTACGCCGCACCCTTGTCGCCAGACTGGCCATCATGGCCACGGTCATCGCGGTGGCCATGGCCGTCTTCGCCTACGTGGCCGAAGAGCGCATGCTCAAAGAGGAAATCGTGACCGAGGCCCGGGCGGACATCGGGGAACTGGTCGCAAGGACCCGGGAGATCGTAGCCCAGACGGACGCCAAACCGGCGGCAGCCTTTGACCGGGCCCTGGGCGAATTCGGCGCCACGAGGCGGCTCACCACGCGCGGCAAGATCGTTTACGCCAAATTCAGCGGACGGGACAAAGCGGAAGTACGGGAATACCTGGACACGACTTTCGCCGAGCATCAGGCGGTCTGGGAACAAATCCACGCGGACGGAGCATCCGCATCCACGGAACTCCCCTGGGTCGAGACAAAGCGCATCGCGGATCTTCTCGCGGTCCACGCCGTGCTGCTCCTGGGGGATCCCGCGCGAGGCGAGGCGGGAACGGCCGAGATCGTTTTCATCCCGGCCCCGGCCGTTGTGACCTCCATGAAAAGGAAATCCGTCTTTACCGCCGGCATCGTGGTGCTCATCACCCTGGCCACGACCGGAATCCTCTACCCGGTCGTGCTGCGCCTGACCAACCGGCTGGTGGCCTTCTCCCGCAACATGCAGGCCGCGAACTTCGAGACCCTGTCGCTGCTCGGGTGCATCGTCGCCAAGCGTGACAGCGACACGGACGAACACAACTACAGGGTGACCATGTACGCCCTGCGCATGGGTGAGGCCCTTAACCTGCGCACGCCCCAGATGCGCGCCCTGACCATGGGCGCCTTCCTGCACGACGTGGGCAAGATCGCCATCAGGGACGACATCCTGCTCAAGCCTGGCAGGCTCACACCGGAAGAATTTGAAATCTTGAAAACCCATGTCCGGCACGGTCTGGACGTCATCGCACGCTCGACCTGGCTGCGCGAGGCGCGCGAAGTGGTCGGCGGACACCACGAAAAATTCGGCGGCGAAGGCTACCCCGGCGGCCTGGAAGGAAAGGAGATCCCCCTGACCGCACGCATCTTCGCCGTGGCCGACGTCTTCGACGCCCTGACCTCGCGCCGGCCATACAAGGCACCGCTCAGCTGCGGGGAAGCGCTTGACATCCTGGAACAGGGCCGCGGGACGCATTTCGACCCGGAGGTCGTGGACCTCTTTGCGGGCATGGCCAAATCCCTGTACGAGCATTACGCACACAAGACCGGAAGCGACCTCAAGGCCGAACTCATCGACATGTCCTGGAGATATTTCCAGCACGATGCCGACACCTTGATCTGA
- a CDS encoding YitT family protein: protein MSGTNPLRPVIKRFDLAYSIRWNLFLITSGALLCAFAMKGIAIPQQFIPGGFFGVGALIYYSTGWLTPGILFFLINLPAFILGWYKLSPRFVLYSLYGLVVMTVAFELMNVTVEIHDQFYAAVACGVLNGLGGGLILRSLGSGGGLDILAVYLFQNYNIGVGKVYFGFNLGLFLLCLTIMPVDLVIVSLILVFISSVMVEQTLSLFSQRKVVFIISDHSEAISQSILDSLKQSATFLKGMGAFSKREKNVLMTVVNNIQLKKLEEITFTHDPQALFIVENTFTVLGSSFSKRKIY, encoded by the coding sequence ATGTCTGGTACAAACCCCTTGAGGCCCGTGATAAAACGCTTTGATCTGGCTTACTCCATCCGCTGGAACCTCTTTCTGATCACCAGCGGAGCGCTCCTGTGCGCCTTCGCCATGAAAGGCATCGCCATTCCCCAGCAGTTCATACCGGGCGGTTTTTTCGGCGTGGGCGCGCTCATCTATTATTCGACGGGATGGCTGACCCCGGGCATCCTCTTCTTTCTGATCAACCTGCCCGCCTTCATCCTGGGCTGGTACAAGCTCAGTCCCCGTTTCGTGCTCTACAGCCTCTATGGTCTGGTGGTCATGACCGTGGCTTTCGAGCTCATGAACGTCACCGTCGAGATCCATGACCAATTCTACGCGGCCGTTGCCTGCGGCGTGCTGAACGGCCTCGGCGGCGGTCTCATCCTGCGTTCACTGGGGTCGGGAGGGGGGCTGGATATCCTGGCGGTCTATCTCTTCCAGAATTACAACATCGGCGTGGGCAAGGTCTATTTCGGCTTCAATCTCGGGCTGTTCCTCCTGTGCCTGACGATCATGCCCGTCGATCTGGTCATCGTATCCCTGATCCTGGTCTTCATCTCCTCGGTCATGGTCGAACAGACCCTCTCGCTCTTTTCGCAGCGCAAGGTCGTCTTCATCATCTCCGATCATTCCGAAGCCATCAGCCAGAGTATCCTCGACTCCCTGAAGCAAAGCGCCACCTTCCTGAAAGGCATGGGCGCGTTCAGCAAACGCGAAAAGAACGTGCTCATGACCGTGGTCAACAACATCCAACTCAAGAAACTCGAAGAGATCACCTTCACCCACGACCCGCAGGCCCTCTTCATCGTCGAGAACACCTTCACGGTGCTGGGTTCGAGTTTCTCCAAGCGCAAGATCTACTGA
- the ablB gene encoding putative beta-lysine N-acetyltransferase: protein MQPDSMIRMTGALLQHGPASDRVYLMKLASPDVPRIIRFMEQLASTNGYTKLFAKVPGPAEGWFRAQGFKVEARVPNMFNGSQDGCFMAKYPKRERSVIRSPKLVQEVLSTAREQSVQNGRTLPEGWTIGAMKPEDAKAMAGLYHRVFETYPFPIDDEDYLLSTMESHVRYFGVRDAEGNLTALASAEMDCSSGNVEMTDFATLAENRGKGLACILLAHMEKEMAKAGIDTAYTIARAHATGMNIVFARQGYSFAGTLPNNTQIKGDLESMNVWYKPLEARDKTL, encoded by the coding sequence ATGCAGCCTGACAGCATGATCCGCATGACAGGAGCCCTGCTCCAGCACGGACCGGCCAGCGACCGTGTCTATCTGATGAAACTGGCGTCCCCGGATGTGCCGCGCATCATCCGCTTCATGGAACAGTTGGCCTCGACCAACGGCTACACCAAGCTCTTCGCCAAGGTGCCCGGACCGGCCGAGGGCTGGTTCAGGGCTCAGGGCTTCAAGGTCGAAGCCAGGGTCCCGAACATGTTCAACGGCAGCCAGGACGGCTGCTTCATGGCCAAATACCCCAAGCGCGAACGCTCCGTCATCCGCAGCCCGAAGCTGGTGCAGGAGGTGCTCAGCACCGCCAGGGAGCAGAGCGTGCAAAATGGACGCACCCTGCCCGAGGGCTGGACCATCGGAGCCATGAAGCCCGAAGACGCAAAGGCCATGGCAGGCCTCTACCACCGTGTCTTCGAAACCTATCCCTTCCCCATTGATGATGAAGACTACCTTCTCTCAACAATGGAATCACATGTGCGTTACTTCGGCGTGCGCGACGCCGAGGGAAACTTGACAGCCCTGGCCTCGGCTGAAATGGATTGCTCCTCCGGGAACGTGGAAATGACCGACTTCGCCACGCTGGCTGAAAACCGCGGCAAGGGGCTGGCCTGCATTCTCCTGGCGCACATGGAAAAGGAGATGGCAAAAGCCGGAATCGACACCGCCTATACCATCGCCCGGGCTCATGCCACCGGCATGAACATCGTTTTCGCCCGGCAGGGATACTCCTTCGCCGGAACTTTGCCCAACAACACCCAGATCAAAGGCGATCTTGAGAGCATGAATGTCTGGTACAAACCCCTTGAGGCCCGTGATAAAACGCTTTGA